A window of Bermanella sp. WJH001 contains these coding sequences:
- the rlmF gene encoding 23S rRNA (adenine(1618)-N(6))-methyltransferase RlmF: MHSNNPHNNGYDMQALAQALPELAPYLIHNKYDRLTINFSDNNAVKLLNKALLKLEYGLLDWDIPDGYLCPPIPGRVDYLHHLQDYLVQHHYFSVNKKTPKTVTALDIGTGANVIYPLLASRAFGWNVIASDIDDGALISAQENINKNASLDMAISLRKQHSNEHIFKGIIQKEDYFDVTICNPPFHESEQAALKGSVRKNKNLSRNKQKRASNVKAVSQDESLNFAGQSNELWCEGGEKRFIKNMIRESKLFSKQVGCFTCLVSKKETLAPIIQLLKKASAKFDVIEMAQGNKVSRFIAWHFIQD, translated from the coding sequence ATGCATTCAAATAACCCCCATAACAATGGTTATGATATGCAAGCCCTAGCTCAGGCATTGCCTGAGCTAGCTCCTTATTTAATTCATAATAAGTATGATCGTTTAACCATTAATTTTTCCGATAACAATGCGGTTAAATTACTCAATAAAGCATTATTAAAACTTGAGTATGGTTTACTTGATTGGGATATACCGGATGGATATTTATGTCCGCCAATTCCTGGAAGAGTGGATTATTTACACCACTTACAAGATTACCTTGTTCAGCATCATTACTTTTCAGTTAACAAAAAAACGCCTAAAACAGTAACTGCTTTGGATATTGGTACCGGTGCAAATGTCATTTATCCACTGCTTGCAAGTCGTGCTTTTGGTTGGAATGTCATTGCCAGTGATATTGATGACGGGGCATTAATCAGTGCTCAAGAAAACATTAATAAAAATGCTTCATTAGATATGGCTATTTCTTTAAGAAAACAGCATTCAAATGAACATATTTTTAAAGGCATAATTCAAAAAGAAGATTATTTCGATGTAACAATCTGTAATCCGCCTTTTCATGAGTCCGAACAAGCAGCACTTAAAGGCAGTGTGCGCAAAAATAAAAACTTGAGTCGCAATAAACAAAAGCGAGCTTCAAATGTGAAAGCGGTATCTCAAGATGAAAGCTTAAACTTTGCTGGCCAGAGTAATGAGTTATGGTGTGAAGGTGGTGAAAAACGCTTCATTAAAAATATGATCAGAGAATCAAAATTGTTTTCTAAGCAGGTAGGCTGTTTTACTTGTTTAGTATCTAAAAAAGAAACATTAGCACCCATTATTCAGCTTTTGAAAAAAGCATCGGCTAAGTTTGATGTGATAGAAATGGCTCAAGGCAATAAAGTCAGTCGATTTATTGCCTGGCATTTTATTCAAGATTAG
- a CDS encoding glucosaminidase domain-containing protein, with amino-acid sequence MRIVFSSLLILLLFTSFLIGFFLPVSYKVTLSDSSHYTFNGKLPDFSTYTDVKQKKEDFFAFLLPRVKHANDNILRERRQVFELQSSLPNLTSNETKVLLKLKEKYEVDLTNHNDIIDELIIRVDIIPASLALAQAANESAWGTSRFAEEGNNLFGQWCYVEGCGIIPNQRTDSKRHEVAKFDSILDSIESYMRNLNSQYSYKKLRTLRAQARADEDIITGLNLANGLWSYSIRREAYVDEIQLMIKQNELHQYNRDTTTLR; translated from the coding sequence ATGCGCATTGTATTTAGTAGTCTTTTAATTTTATTATTATTCACAAGTTTTCTAATTGGCTTTTTTCTGCCGGTTTCTTATAAGGTAACGCTCAGCGATTCAAGCCACTACACATTCAATGGAAAACTGCCTGATTTTTCCACTTACACAGATGTGAAACAAAAAAAAGAAGATTTTTTTGCTTTTTTACTGCCAAGAGTAAAACACGCTAACGACAATATTTTGCGAGAACGTCGTCAAGTATTTGAGCTGCAATCAAGCCTGCCAAACTTAACGAGTAATGAGACAAAAGTTTTATTAAAACTCAAAGAAAAATACGAAGTCGACCTGACAAACCATAACGACATTATTGATGAACTTATTATACGTGTTGATATTATCCCTGCTTCACTGGCACTGGCTCAAGCGGCTAACGAATCTGCCTGGGGAACATCGCGTTTTGCTGAAGAAGGTAATAACTTATTTGGGCAATGGTGTTATGTTGAAGGCTGCGGCATTATTCCTAACCAACGTACAGACAGCAAACGCCATGAAGTGGCAAAATTTGATAGCATTCTAGATTCTATCGAAAGCTACATGCGCAATTTAAATTCACAATATTCCTATAAAAAGTTACGTACCTTGCGTGCACAAGCACGTGCTGATGAAGACATCATTACCGGGCTAAACCTAGCGAATGGGCTTTGGAGTTACAGCATTCGAAGAGAAGCGTACGTTGACGAAATTCAACTCATGATTAAACAAAATGAATTGCATCAATATAATCGTGACACCACAACGCTTCGCTAA
- the recD gene encoding exodeoxyribonuclease V subunit alpha, with amino-acid sequence MITLSQYLLRLEDHDIRLLDQQFAQFLQELEPDNGALAIIGFSLSAHLGRGHVCLDFSQPHEYLTASELHWMKQALAASNVVMIRDSDQYVENAQCPLVLDGERLYLQRYWLYEKQLELAIRQKLKPKNWDLTTEQDFIRQLFELNPDSNDINWQALAACMAATQGFCVISGGPGTGKTTTVIRLLALLIQLYQTQQHSHPIIKLVAPTGKAAMRLTESISSAKQALAVDDSLKNFIPEQASTVHRLLKSDGKGAFKYNGFNPLHVDVLIVDEASMVDLPLMAKLLDALPEHAQLILLGDKDQLASVEAGSVLADICDSEIQHGYSANMAQTLSTLTKMDLTAHIETTGSPLRDHICHLRKSYRFDAKSGIGHLSVAANSGDFNGWQNVVQQGFSDLHLSELTEDNFQQFITTGSDHYSEYIQTIYKLSQNKGLNDEQAREVHLQFNRFQILCAIREGRLGVAGLNEVIEARLKRKGIIEANQTWYFGRPVMIMQNDYGLNLYNGDIGLVLPQLGDDGKVRAKVVFIGTDQQVRWLQPSRLPAHETVFAMTVHKSQGSEFEHCAVVLPEHNTQVLTKELIYTGITRAKKQLTCIGKSGVIQQALKRKVQRASGLRERLWQIESNPKVNADKPLPEDDSQFSLF; translated from the coding sequence ATGATTACCTTGTCACAATATTTACTTCGTTTAGAAGATCATGATATTCGTTTATTAGATCAACAATTTGCGCAGTTTTTACAAGAATTAGAACCTGACAATGGTGCATTGGCAATTATTGGTTTTAGTTTAAGTGCACATCTTGGTCGTGGTCATGTGTGTTTGGATTTTTCGCAGCCCCATGAATATTTAACGGCAAGTGAATTACACTGGATGAAACAAGCGTTGGCCGCCAGTAATGTGGTGATGATTCGTGATTCAGACCAATATGTTGAAAATGCCCAGTGTCCGCTAGTGTTAGATGGCGAGCGTTTATATTTACAGCGATATTGGTTATACGAAAAGCAACTAGAGCTGGCTATTCGTCAAAAACTCAAGCCAAAAAATTGGGACTTAACCACTGAGCAAGATTTTATCAGGCAGTTATTTGAGTTAAACCCTGATAGCAATGACATTAACTGGCAAGCATTAGCTGCGTGTATGGCCGCGACACAAGGGTTCTGTGTGATTAGTGGCGGCCCTGGTACGGGCAAAACCACCACCGTTATTCGCTTATTGGCGTTGTTGATTCAGTTATATCAAACCCAGCAACATTCGCACCCCATCATTAAATTAGTGGCACCAACCGGTAAGGCCGCCATGCGTTTGACTGAATCCATCAGTTCAGCTAAGCAAGCGTTAGCAGTGGATGACTCACTTAAAAATTTTATTCCAGAGCAAGCCAGTACCGTGCATCGATTATTAAAATCAGATGGCAAAGGGGCATTCAAATATAACGGCTTTAATCCACTGCATGTTGATGTCTTAATTGTGGACGAGGCATCCATGGTGGACTTGCCCTTAATGGCCAAGTTATTAGATGCATTACCAGAGCATGCGCAACTGATTTTGTTAGGCGATAAAGACCAGCTGGCGTCGGTTGAAGCGGGCAGTGTGCTTGCCGATATTTGTGATAGCGAAATACAACATGGTTATTCAGCCAATATGGCACAAACATTAAGTACATTAACCAAAATGGATCTCACTGCACACATTGAAACCACTGGCTCACCATTAAGAGACCATATATGTCACTTACGTAAAAGCTATCGTTTTGATGCTAAAAGCGGCATCGGTCATTTATCGGTTGCGGCTAACAGCGGAGATTTTAATGGCTGGCAAAATGTCGTTCAGCAGGGCTTTAGTGATCTTCATTTAAGTGAGTTAACCGAAGACAACTTCCAGCAGTTTATTACAACTGGGTCTGATCACTACAGTGAATACATTCAAACTATTTACAAGCTATCGCAAAATAAAGGGCTCAATGATGAGCAGGCCCGTGAGGTGCACCTGCAGTTTAATCGTTTTCAAATATTATGTGCTATACGGGAAGGGCGTTTAGGTGTTGCAGGTTTAAATGAAGTGATTGAGGCGCGCTTAAAGCGAAAGGGCATTATTGAAGCCAATCAGACCTGGTATTTTGGTCGGCCGGTGATGATTATGCAGAACGATTATGGGTTAAATCTGTATAATGGCGATATTGGCTTAGTGCTGCCCCAATTAGGCGATGACGGTAAGGTCAGAGCAAAAGTGGTTTTCATCGGTACAGATCAGCAAGTTCGTTGGCTGCAGCCTTCTCGACTACCTGCCCATGAAACGGTTTTTGCAATGACAGTGCATAAAAGTCAGGGTTCAGAATTTGAACATTGTGCGGTTGTGTTGCCTGAGCATAATACACAGGTGCTGACAAAAGAGTTGATTTATACCGGCATCACTCGTGCTAAAAAACAGCTAACCTGTATAGGTAAGAGTGGGGTTATTCAACAAGCGTTGAAGCGTAAAGTTCAGCGAGCCAGTGGCTTGCGAGAGCGGTTATGGCAAATAGAATCGAACCCAAAGGTCAACGCTGATAAGCCGTTACCAGAAGATGATTCACAGTTTTCATTATTTTAA
- the msrA gene encoding peptide-methionine (S)-S-oxide reductase MsrA, with the protein MGMQNMITKDQALPGRSEKMPILNKHAVNGRSLEGPWPNHAKKAFFAVGCFWGAERLFWQLPGVYCTAVGYMGGFTKNPTYQEVCSGYTGHTETVMVVFNQEMTDYWTLLEAFWLSHDPTQGMAQGNDKGTQYRSAIFWEDDMQKMFAEKSKKMYQTNLEKAGFPAITTEISKAREFYFAEDEHQQYLHKNPNGYCGLGGTGVSFI; encoded by the coding sequence ATGGGTATGCAAAACATGATTACAAAAGATCAGGCGTTACCTGGTCGCAGCGAAAAAATGCCAATCTTAAATAAACATGCGGTAAATGGTCGCAGTTTAGAAGGCCCTTGGCCAAATCATGCTAAAAAAGCATTTTTTGCGGTTGGCTGTTTTTGGGGAGCTGAACGTTTATTCTGGCAGTTACCGGGTGTTTATTGCACCGCGGTTGGCTACATGGGTGGCTTTACTAAAAACCCAACCTATCAAGAAGTATGCTCTGGGTATACTGGTCATACTGAAACCGTGATGGTGGTATTTAACCAAGAAATGACCGATTACTGGACGTTACTTGAAGCCTTTTGGTTAAGTCATGATCCTACTCAAGGTATGGCACAAGGGAACGATAAAGGTACGCAATATCGCTCGGCTATATTTTGGGAAGACGATATGCAAAAAATGTTTGCTGAAAAAAGTAAAAAAATGTACCAAACTAATTTGGAAAAAGCGGGTTTTCCTGCCATTACGACTGAGATCAGTAAGGCCCGTGAGTTTTATTTTGCTGAAGATGAACATCAACAATACTTGCACAAAAATCCTAATGGTTATTGTGGGCTTGGCGGTACTGGAGTTTCGTTCATTTAA
- a CDS encoding methyltransferase, producing the protein MPNHSGFQFKQFSVAQDQCAMKVSLDACLFGAVCDVDGAQRILDIGTGTGLLSLMVAQRCNAHIDAVELDNCAAKQARQNVGLSPFSSRIHIHHKSIQQFTVQNNQTKYDRIICNPPFFSQHLISQNTQRNLARHNDSLSFKELCQSISVLMDEQGEAWLLLPQHEQIHFHDHANDIGLHLTQRFNIFSRENKPSKLGIWVYKKQHQDITEKSLTIYQPNSQQYTQEFSNLLADYYLKL; encoded by the coding sequence TTGCCTAACCACTCAGGTTTTCAGTTTAAGCAATTTAGTGTTGCTCAAGATCAATGCGCAATGAAAGTCAGCTTAGATGCTTGTTTATTTGGAGCGGTATGTGATGTGGATGGAGCACAACGCATTCTCGATATCGGCACAGGTACAGGCCTTTTATCACTCATGGTTGCCCAACGCTGCAATGCTCATATTGATGCCGTAGAGTTAGACAATTGTGCAGCCAAGCAAGCACGTCAAAACGTGGGTTTAAGCCCCTTTAGTAGTCGCATTCATATTCATCACAAAAGCATCCAGCAATTTACGGTGCAAAACAATCAAACAAAATATGACCGAATTATTTGTAACCCACCTTTTTTTAGCCAGCATTTAATAAGCCAAAACACACAACGTAACTTAGCTCGGCATAATGACAGCTTAAGCTTCAAAGAACTGTGCCAAAGCATTAGTGTGTTAATGGATGAACAAGGGGAAGCTTGGCTATTATTGCCTCAGCATGAGCAAATTCACTTCCATGATCATGCCAATGACATTGGCCTGCATTTAACTCAACGTTTCAATATTTTCTCGCGTGAAAACAAACCCAGTAAATTGGGTATTTGGGTATACAAAAAACAGCATCAGGACATAACAGAAAAAAGCCTTACTATTTATCAGCCTAATAGCCAACAGTACACACAAGAATTTTCGAACTTATTGGCTGACTATTATTTAAAACTGTGA
- a CDS encoding TatD family hydrolase, producing MAWIDSHCHLDFPDFDQASLFQCLIDNQCEAVLIPATQVEHFQRVVALKHAYPNLVKFALGLHPYFIAEHQMSHLDVLNQALIDYKPDALGEFGLDFMLPESSFKQQIHLFDQQLELAKQHRLPLVIHCRKAHDQLASKVKHAAFTGGGFIHGFSGSLQQAKRYIDLGFVLGLGGALTYDRAKAMHKMVAQLPDDAYTLETDSPDMAPSFAQGQVNTPLNIPLIAQHIARLKHQTVEQVIQTSTQNFYRVFSHV from the coding sequence ATGGCTTGGATTGACAGTCATTGTCACTTGGATTTTCCGGACTTTGATCAAGCATCGTTGTTTCAATGCTTAATTGATAATCAGTGTGAAGCGGTTTTGATTCCAGCGACTCAGGTTGAGCATTTTCAGCGAGTTGTGGCACTTAAACATGCTTATCCTAATTTAGTTAAGTTTGCATTGGGGTTGCACCCGTATTTTATAGCAGAACACCAGATGAGCCATTTGGATGTTTTGAATCAAGCCCTAATTGACTACAAACCGGATGCATTAGGGGAGTTTGGTTTAGATTTTATGTTGCCTGAAAGCTCTTTTAAGCAACAAATCCACTTGTTTGATCAGCAACTGGAGCTTGCGAAACAACATAGATTACCCCTAGTGATTCACTGTCGAAAAGCACACGACCAATTAGCCAGCAAGGTAAAACATGCCGCTTTTACCGGTGGAGGGTTTATTCACGGGTTTTCGGGCAGTCTGCAGCAAGCTAAACGCTACATAGATTTGGGTTTTGTTTTGGGGTTAGGTGGTGCGTTGACCTATGATCGAGCTAAGGCGATGCACAAAATGGTGGCGCAGCTACCCGATGACGCCTATACATTAGAAACGGATAGTCCAGATATGGCGCCGTCGTTTGCCCAAGGGCAAGTGAATACACCCTTGAATATTCCTTTGATTGCACAACACATTGCTCGCCTGAAGCATCAAACCGTTGAGCAGGTAATCCAAACTAGCACGCAAAATTTTTATCGTGTTTTTTCACATGTTTAA
- the recB gene encoding exodeoxyribonuclease V subunit beta: MTLNTSNDMQVLDVTRTALKGVSLIEASAGTGKTYTITSLYLRLVLGHQCEPLSPENILVVTFTRAATEELRSRIRSRLRNAYLALQHQSHDPLIDDILAEMGDVPAALQRLKDAQQLMDLAAIYTIHGFAQRLLRQNAVESGINGEFELLLDESELLEQAVRDVWRAKVYPLNGAMLQLVLSQWKTPEQLLKDLRSLIYKHAHFHFGEKGIVEDFDESSDKLQSMQQSFSHAWLNDGEGFIAQILNHPLLHGTFGKGVSKRVGTIQAYLERPYTIKTKDILDALTAFTPQGLTKSVKKGGEAVMHSLSEMCQGLIDRIDGFEHAKTQKTRQLRIEYLAALRLRLDELKQQQQVLSTDDLLSHVNGALNGHNREALLQQIRQQYPVAMVDEFQDTDAEQYQVFQSIYAQQSIRQQHALFMIGDPKQAIYKFRGADIFTYIEAKKQVDHQYTLDTNYRSTQYMVSAVNEIFTQHAHPFIYDESIPFLKVKANDTADSLVINDDIQPALSWVLVDEASMQNKSSLNHVCAESCAEQISILLSGGQQQVIKVGEHPIVASDVAVLVRNRQQAALVKNSLGLRGISCVYVGQESVFESEEAQALLALLQGVHSISERQYRNAIAHPAWGLSLEDFKRFNQDEHAWEAQLEQLYLCHEIWQKQGVMAMVMHWLHSRQLPNTWLTLADGERRLTNMMHLAELLQHSSTQVQGMQGLLTWFVQQIMQSKDGAEQQQLRLESDANLVQIITIHKSKGLEYPVVFLPFNWDGKESSDELFYDEQAKQLVCDLADDFKEQRIQEGLAEEVRLLYVGLTRAASKCYVTIPEITGNKRLDSNVHLSALQHVLFESAPQARLPKLQQLVNDHCDAFEVTPLLSTQTVFKEISHTSELNARVFNGRVRRDWQLSSFSSLVRNLHAPVSPRFDLEDDSETHVKAQDPQALLAGQFSFPRGAHAGNFLHTLLEEIDFTDLPDNLDDLIESLLTRFGIDLFYADAVKPWLHIILNAPLTHHDQSFSHNALSLSALTAKMKKVEMEFYFPVERLNARDFNQLLNTYPCLNSKTHDLDFLQLKGMLKGFIDLTFEWGGQFFILDYKSNHLGDDYTNYGLEAMEQAMGEHRYDVQMVIYTLALHRLLALRLPDYDYDRHIGGGYYLFLRGLNATNSETGQFYNKPDKQLILSLDRLIKGESLSVIMANNASEPEQGSLL; encoded by the coding sequence ATGACACTCAATACCTCAAATGATATGCAAGTATTAGATGTCACGCGTACTGCACTTAAAGGTGTATCACTCATTGAAGCCAGTGCCGGTACCGGAAAAACATACACCATAACCAGTTTGTATTTACGTCTAGTGTTGGGGCATCAATGTGAGCCATTAAGTCCTGAAAATATTCTAGTGGTGACATTCACTCGCGCAGCCACAGAAGAGTTACGCAGTCGAATTCGCTCACGTTTACGCAATGCCTATCTTGCATTGCAACATCAATCACATGACCCATTAATTGATGATATTTTAGCTGAAATGGGTGATGTGCCAGCGGCATTACAAAGATTAAAAGACGCCCAACAATTAATGGACTTAGCGGCTATTTATACGATTCACGGATTTGCACAGCGTTTGCTAAGACAAAATGCGGTTGAAAGCGGAATCAATGGTGAATTTGAATTATTACTTGATGAATCAGAATTACTTGAACAGGCGGTAAGAGATGTTTGGCGTGCCAAGGTTTATCCTCTTAATGGTGCTATGTTGCAGTTGGTGTTATCACAATGGAAAACACCAGAGCAATTATTAAAAGATTTACGTTCTTTGATTTATAAACACGCTCATTTTCATTTTGGTGAAAAGGGCATAGTTGAAGACTTTGATGAATCGAGTGATAAATTGCAAAGCATGCAGCAGTCCTTTAGCCATGCATGGTTAAATGACGGCGAAGGGTTTATTGCGCAAATATTAAATCATCCTCTTTTACATGGCACTTTTGGCAAAGGTGTATCTAAAAGGGTAGGTACTATTCAAGCCTATCTTGAGCGTCCCTATACCATTAAAACAAAAGATATTTTAGATGCTTTAACTGCATTTACACCACAAGGGTTAACTAAGAGTGTAAAAAAAGGCGGCGAAGCGGTGATGCATTCATTAAGTGAAATGTGTCAGGGTTTAATTGACCGTATAGATGGTTTTGAACATGCAAAAACCCAGAAGACTCGTCAATTACGCATCGAGTATTTAGCTGCACTTAGGTTGCGTTTAGATGAGTTGAAACAACAGCAGCAAGTCTTATCAACCGATGACTTACTTAGTCATGTAAATGGTGCTTTGAATGGTCATAATCGTGAAGCATTGCTGCAACAAATAAGGCAGCAATATCCTGTGGCCATGGTGGATGAATTTCAAGACACAGATGCTGAACAGTACCAAGTATTCCAGTCTATCTATGCACAACAAAGCATTCGTCAACAACATGCTCTGTTTATGATAGGTGACCCAAAGCAAGCGATTTATAAGTTTCGTGGGGCTGATATATTTACCTACATCGAAGCTAAGAAACAGGTAGACCATCAGTACACACTGGACACCAATTACCGCTCCACACAATATATGGTGTCAGCGGTTAATGAGATTTTTACCCAACATGCCCATCCGTTTATTTATGATGAGAGCATTCCCTTCTTAAAAGTAAAAGCCAATGACACGGCTGATTCATTAGTGATTAATGATGACATTCAACCTGCTTTAAGCTGGGTACTAGTAGATGAAGCTAGTATGCAAAATAAAAGCAGTTTGAATCATGTGTGTGCTGAAAGCTGTGCAGAACAAATTAGTATTTTGTTAAGTGGCGGGCAGCAGCAAGTCATAAAGGTGGGTGAACATCCTATTGTTGCAAGTGATGTGGCTGTTTTAGTACGTAATCGCCAGCAAGCGGCCCTGGTCAAAAATAGTTTGGGATTACGTGGAATTAGCTGCGTATATGTTGGCCAAGAAAGTGTTTTCGAAAGCGAAGAGGCACAGGCTTTACTTGCCTTATTACAAGGTGTGCACAGTATTAGTGAGCGCCAATATCGAAATGCCATTGCTCACCCTGCTTGGGGATTATCACTGGAGGATTTTAAACGCTTTAATCAAGATGAACATGCTTGGGAAGCCCAGTTAGAACAGCTGTATTTGTGTCATGAGATTTGGCAAAAACAAGGGGTAATGGCTATGGTGATGCATTGGCTTCACAGCCGTCAATTACCAAATACATGGTTAACCCTTGCTGATGGCGAACGCCGCTTAACAAACATGATGCATCTTGCTGAATTGTTACAGCACAGCTCCACTCAAGTGCAGGGAATGCAAGGTCTGTTGACCTGGTTTGTTCAGCAAATTATGCAATCAAAAGATGGTGCAGAACAACAGCAATTACGGTTAGAGAGTGATGCGAATCTGGTTCAAATTATCACCATCCATAAATCGAAAGGTTTAGAGTACCCAGTGGTATTTTTACCCTTTAACTGGGATGGCAAAGAGTCCAGTGATGAGTTGTTTTATGATGAGCAAGCCAAACAGTTGGTGTGTGATCTTGCAGATGATTTCAAAGAGCAACGAATTCAAGAAGGTTTAGCGGAAGAGGTACGCTTACTCTATGTTGGTTTAACTCGTGCAGCCAGTAAATGTTATGTCACTATTCCTGAAATCACAGGCAATAAACGCTTAGATAGCAACGTGCATTTAAGTGCGTTGCAACATGTATTATTTGAAAGTGCGCCACAAGCACGCTTACCCAAATTGCAGCAGTTAGTGAATGATCATTGTGATGCTTTTGAGGTAACACCATTACTGTCAACTCAAACTGTATTCAAAGAGATCAGTCATACCAGTGAATTAAATGCCCGTGTATTTAATGGTCGAGTTAGAAGAGATTGGCAGCTATCGAGCTTTTCAAGTTTGGTTCGAAATTTACATGCACCCGTTAGTCCGCGTTTTGATTTGGAGGATGATTCTGAGACTCACGTGAAAGCACAAGATCCTCAAGCGTTACTGGCTGGGCAGTTTAGCTTCCCCCGAGGGGCCCATGCTGGTAATTTCTTGCATACTTTACTAGAAGAAATTGATTTCACTGATTTGCCTGATAACTTGGATGACTTAATTGAATCCTTGTTGACCCGTTTTGGCATTGATTTATTTTATGCTGACGCTGTAAAACCCTGGTTACATATTATTTTAAATGCCCCGCTTACTCATCATGATCAATCGTTTTCTCACAACGCACTGAGTTTGTCTGCGTTAACAGCGAAAATGAAAAAGGTAGAGATGGAATTTTATTTTCCTGTTGAAAGGTTAAATGCCCGTGATTTTAATCAATTATTAAATACTTACCCTTGTCTTAATTCCAAGACCCATGATCTGGATTTCTTGCAATTAAAGGGCATGCTCAAAGGCTTTATTGATTTGACATTTGAGTGGGGTGGGCAATTTTTTATTTTAGATTACAAATCTAATCATTTAGGTGACGATTATACTAACTATGGTTTAGAGGCAATGGAGCAAGCCATGGGCGAGCATAGGTATGATGTGCAAATGGTGATTTATACTCTGGCTTTGCATCGCCTACTGGCCTTACGTTTACCTGATTACGATTATGACCGACATATTGGTGGTGGTTATTATTTGTTTTTACGAGGCCTTAATGCCACCAATAGTGAAACCGGGCAGTTTTATAATAAACCAGATAAACAACTTATATTAAGCTTGGACCGGCTCATAAAAGGTGAATCATTAAGCGTGATAATGGCGAATAACGCATCTGAACCTGAGCAAGGAAGTTTACTATGA